The DNA sequence GGGCTTTTCAGCATAAAGGAAAGGCTTTATTCCATCGGTGGTTCGATCCAAATAATATCAGAACCCGGCAGAGGCACGATCGTGTCCCTGGTCGCGCCGACGGGAAAGGACAACGGGGATGCAGGATAGTGTTAAAGTTCTTTTAGCAGATGATCATAAGATCTTTTTGGACGGCCTGGAAGAGCTTTTGAGCAAAGAGGGAGGGTTTCTCGTCGTAGGCAAGGCCTCAAGCGGGCGAGAGACCTTGGACCTGCTTTCGACATGCAAGCCGGATATAGTCGTCATGGACATATCAATGCCCGATGTAAATGGGATAGAAGCCACCAAAATCATCGTCAAAAACTACCCCGACGTAAAGGTTTTAGCCCTTTCCATGCACTTGGACAAGGGCATGATATCGGGAGTCCTGCAAGCCGGCGCTCGCGGATATATTTTAAAGGAATGTAGCGTGGATGAATTCGTAAGAGGCATAAAAGCCGTGACGGACGGACAGGTTTACCTTACCC is a window from the Acetomicrobium flavidum genome containing:
- a CDS encoding response regulator gives rise to the protein MQDSVKVLLADDHKIFLDGLEELLSKEGGFLVVGKASSGRETLDLLSTCKPDIVVMDISMPDVNGIEATKIIVKNYPDVKVLALSMHLDKGMISGVLQAGARGYILKECSVDEFVRGIKAVTDGQVYLTPKVAAIVLDDYLALKEGNAQAAEHKLTPREMQVLKLLVKGEHTKSIASKLSISKSTVDTHRRNIMEKLDCNNMADLTRYVLREGLIDLDDD